A genomic window from Calditrichota bacterium includes:
- a CDS encoding isoprenylcysteine carboxylmethyltransferase family protein: MSIKLVLYSSILFFLSEFILMIVKHSKKRETKIRGDKKSLILFWITIPASLTLGFFTANYGVWQPLNSYVAIAGLSVLATGFLIRWISIIQLNKEFTVDVAITKDHRLMTNGLYKKIRHPSYLGLLLICFGLSVAMNSIISLIIITLPVSLALIYRIKMEENILIKEFGKTYQDYMKGTYRLIPKLY, from the coding sequence ATGAGCATTAAACTGGTTTTATATTCTTCAATTCTTTTTTTCCTGTCAGAGTTTATTTTGATGATTGTAAAGCATTCAAAAAAGAGGGAGACCAAAATCAGGGGGGATAAAAAATCCCTTATATTATTCTGGATCACGATTCCTGCGTCTTTAACACTGGGGTTTTTTACGGCAAATTACGGAGTATGGCAGCCATTAAACTCTTATGTGGCAATAGCGGGGCTGAGTGTCCTTGCGACAGGATTTCTTATTCGTTGGATTTCAATCATTCAATTAAACAAAGAGTTTACGGTGGATGTGGCCATAACCAAAGATCACCGTTTAATGACCAATGGACTCTACAAAAAAATACGGCATCCCAGCTATTTGGGATTACTGCTCATTTGTTTCGGTCTTTCGGTTGCAATGAACAGTATAATTTCTTTAATTATAATAACGCTTCCGGTTTCCCTTGCGTTAATCTATCGGATCAAAATGGAAGAAAATATCTTAATCAAGGAATTTGGCAAAACTTATCAGGACTATATGAAGGGGACATATAGGCTCATTCCAAAATTATATTAG
- the groL gene encoding chaperonin GroEL (60 kDa chaperone family; promotes refolding of misfolded polypeptides especially under stressful conditions; forms two stacked rings of heptamers to form a barrel-shaped 14mer; ends can be capped by GroES; misfolded proteins enter the barrel where they are refolded when GroES binds) codes for MPKIINYDMESRSALKSGVDQLADAVVVTLGPKGRNVLIDKKFGAPTVTKDGVTVAKEIELEDPVENMGAQMVKEVASKTSDVAGDGTTTATVLARAIYDEGLKNVTAGANPMHLKRGIDKAVKIIVDEIKKMSREVKDKNEIAQVGAISANNDHSIGELIAEAMDKVGKDGVITVEEAKGTETTLEVVEGMQFDRGYLSPYFVTNPDTMEAVLDEPLILIYDKKISAMKDLLPILEKVAQMGKPLLIIAEDVEGEALATLVVNKLRGTLKGAAVKAPGFGDRRKAMLEDIAILTGGRVISEETGFKLENAQLSDLGRAKRVTIDKDNTTIVEGAGKSEDIKARINQIRRQIDTTTSDYDREKLQERLAKLAGGVAVLNIGAATEVEMKEKKARVEDALHATRAAVEEGIIPGGGVALLRAADALEKLKGETEDETVGIEIVKRAMEEPIRKIAENAGWEGSVVVFKVREGKDDFGFNAETEKFENLVQAGVIDPTKVTRTALENAASVASMLLMTEATIVDKPEEEKASMPAMPPGGGYGGMY; via the coding sequence ATGCCCAAAATCATTAATTATGACATGGAGTCAAGAAGTGCTCTGAAATCCGGAGTTGACCAATTGGCCGATGCCGTAGTCGTTACGTTGGGTCCGAAGGGCCGTAATGTTTTAATTGACAAGAAATTTGGTGCCCCCACGGTCACGAAAGACGGTGTCACGGTTGCCAAGGAAATCGAATTGGAAGATCCCGTGGAAAACATGGGGGCTCAGATGGTGAAAGAGGTTGCCTCCAAAACCAGTGATGTAGCCGGTGACGGAACGACGACGGCGACAGTGTTGGCTCGTGCGATTTATGATGAAGGTTTGAAAAACGTCACGGCCGGTGCAAATCCCATGCACCTGAAACGCGGCATTGACAAGGCCGTGAAAATCATTGTTGACGAGATCAAAAAGATGAGCCGCGAAGTAAAAGACAAAAACGAAATTGCCCAGGTGGGAGCCATTTCCGCCAACAATGACCATTCCATTGGTGAACTTATCGCCGAGGCCATGGACAAGGTTGGAAAAGATGGTGTGATTACCGTTGAAGAGGCCAAAGGCACGGAAACCACGCTGGAGGTGGTCGAAGGAATGCAGTTCGACCGCGGGTATTTATCTCCCTATTTTGTAACCAATCCCGATACAATGGAAGCTGTTCTGGACGAACCCCTCATTTTGATTTACGACAAAAAGATCAGCGCAATGAAGGATCTGCTTCCGATTCTGGAAAAAGTGGCTCAAATGGGTAAACCCCTGTTGATTATTGCCGAAGATGTTGAAGGCGAAGCCCTGGCCACTCTGGTGGTTAACAAACTGCGCGGCACATTGAAGGGCGCTGCTGTTAAGGCTCCCGGTTTTGGTGATCGTCGAAAAGCCATGCTGGAAGACATTGCCATTCTCACCGGCGGCCGGGTGATTTCCGAAGAAACCGGCTTTAAGCTGGAAAATGCTCAGCTCAGCGATCTGGGTCGGGCCAAACGGGTCACAATTGATAAGGACAATACGACCATTGTTGAAGGTGCCGGAAAATCTGAAGACATCAAGGCCCGAATCAACCAGATTCGACGTCAGATTGATACCACCACCTCCGATTACGATCGTGAGAAACTGCAGGAACGGTTGGCGAAACTGGCCGGCGGTGTAGCAGTATTGAATATTGGTGCGGCCACCGAGGTTGAGATGAAAGAGAAAAAGGCCCGCGTAGAAGATGCCTTACACGCAACCCGTGCAGCGGTTGAAGAAGGCATTATTCCGGGTGGTGGCGTGGCACTTCTCCGTGCAGCCGATGCCCTGGAAAAACTGAAAGGTGAAACCGAAGATGAAACGGTCGGAATTGAAATTGTGAAACGCGCTATGGAAGAGCCCATTCGCAAGATCGCAGAAAATGCCGGCTGGGAAGGCTCTGTGGTGGTTTTCAAGGTCCGTGAAGGAAAAGACGATTTTGGTTTCAATGCTGAGACCGAAAAATTTGAGAACCTGGTGCAGGCCGGTGTCATTGATCCGACAAAAGTCACGCGTACCGCTCTTGAAAATGCGGCCAGTGTGGCCTCCATGCTGCTTATGACGGAAGCGACCATTGTAGACAAGCCCGAAGAGGAAAAGGCCTCTATGCCTGCAATGCCTCCGGGTGGCGGCTACGGCGGCATGTATTAA
- a CDS encoding NAD(+)/NADH kinase has protein sequence MTIGIVANLNKQKARDAIPYFLDLLKTKAIPAVITSTIRRELNVNAFDVADYPRSEIGFHCDVIIAFGGDGTMLSTARDVSHTQAPILGVNLGRFGFLAEVSIEELFSQIDRIAAGDFTVEARMALEARVFQGKRERRFYAFNDVVMDRFSSSRTILIDTYIDNDYLNTYNADGIIISSPTGSTAYNLSAGGPLLAPDLEALIVTPICSHSLSQRPLVIHPDRTIKIRARSEGRKMLFTADGQDALNVSEKDTIEVRKSPYPVKLLKISGKSFYQVLRTKLNWGENNFPQA, from the coding sequence ATGACCATTGGAATTGTTGCAAATCTGAACAAACAAAAAGCCCGGGATGCCATTCCTTACTTTCTGGACTTATTGAAGACCAAAGCAATCCCCGCGGTGATTACCTCTACCATCCGACGGGAATTGAATGTAAACGCATTCGATGTGGCCGATTATCCCCGTTCCGAAATTGGTTTCCACTGCGACGTGATTATTGCCTTTGGCGGGGACGGAACCATGCTGTCCACCGCCCGCGATGTGAGTCACACCCAGGCGCCCATTTTGGGGGTGAATCTGGGGCGCTTTGGGTTTTTGGCGGAAGTTTCCATTGAAGAGCTTTTCAGCCAGATTGATCGGATTGCGGCCGGTGATTTTACCGTGGAAGCCCGAATGGCCCTGGAAGCCCGGGTCTTTCAGGGGAAAAGAGAGCGCCGATTTTATGCCTTTAACGACGTGGTAATGGATCGCTTCAGTTCGTCCCGCACGATTTTGATTGATACCTACATCGACAATGATTATTTAAACACCTACAACGCCGACGGAATTATTATCTCCAGTCCGACAGGTTCCACAGCCTATAATTTGTCTGCCGGCGGTCCGCTCCTGGCCCCCGATCTGGAAGCCCTTATTGTTACCCCCATCTGTTCCCATTCTCTTTCCCAGCGTCCTCTGGTTATTCACCCGGACCGAACCATTAAAATTCGGGCCCGTTCAGAGGGCCGTAAAATGCTCTTTACGGCGGATGGACAGGATGCCTTAAATGTGTCGGAAAAAGACACCATTGAGGTCCGAAAATCACCCTATCCGGTTAAACTGCTTAAAATCTCCGGGAAGAGTTTTTACCAGGTACTGCGAACCAAATTAAATTGGGGTGAGAACAACTTTCCGCAGGCGTAA
- the dxs gene encoding 1-deoxy-D-xylulose-5-phosphate synthase gives MSEKVLDRVNYPEDIKQLTLPQLSQLAEELRDYLVNVISKTGGHLAPSLGVVELTLALHYVLNTPKDKIVWDVGHQAYIHKIITGRKEKLSTIRQYGGLSGFTKVDESEYDTFGVGHASTSISAALGMAYARDYQGENFKVVAVIGDGALTGGISFEGLNNAGASGKDIIIILNDNKMSISPNVGAISSYLISMKTNPLYNRIKNDVWKLTGKMASVGANIRKTVQQIEKAIKAAITPGLLFEQFGFRYFGPIEGHNLSQLIRTLQDVKELHGPILLHVVTVKGKGYKPAEDDAPKFHGLGAFDKFTGLTLSKSSVPSYTTVFGKTLVDIADQDEKIVGITAAMPDGTGMAFMKDVHPDRFIDVGIAEQHAVTFAAGLAITGQKPVVAIYSTFLQRAFDEIIHDVALQNLPVVFALDRGGLVGEDGPTHHGVFDLSYLRMIPNFIIMAPKDEAELQDMLWTAIRYEKGPVALRYPRGAGLGVPLRKKYRELEIGKSETLRKGSDVAVLAVGRMVDYSLKAAHLLDENGISARVENMRFVRPLDTQKLDEIARKFKLVFTVEDNVVTGGFGSGVLEYFSGTGKDVQVFRLGLPDAFVEHGAVSVLFEKLRLNPEGIAEQIRQTLESYRAELKVVKKVTSQAS, from the coding sequence ATGTCTGAAAAAGTGTTGGATCGTGTAAACTACCCTGAGGATATCAAGCAATTAACCCTTCCCCAGCTGTCGCAATTGGCTGAGGAGCTGCGGGACTATCTTGTAAACGTGATCAGTAAAACCGGAGGCCATCTGGCGCCAAGCCTTGGTGTGGTGGAGCTGACCCTGGCGCTTCATTATGTGTTAAACACGCCAAAGGACAAAATTGTTTGGGATGTGGGACATCAGGCATACATCCACAAAATCATTACAGGCCGGAAGGAAAAACTTTCAACCATTCGCCAGTACGGAGGGCTCAGCGGATTCACAAAGGTGGATGAGAGTGAATACGACACCTTCGGCGTGGGTCACGCCAGTACGTCCATCTCAGCGGCCCTTGGAATGGCTTACGCCCGCGATTATCAGGGCGAAAATTTTAAGGTCGTGGCCGTCATTGGTGACGGAGCACTGACCGGCGGCATTTCTTTTGAGGGATTAAACAACGCCGGAGCCTCCGGCAAAGATATTATTATTATTTTGAATGATAACAAAATGTCCATCTCGCCCAATGTGGGGGCCATCTCCAGCTATCTGATCAGCATGAAAACAAACCCCCTTTACAATCGAATTAAAAACGACGTCTGGAAATTGACGGGGAAAATGGCGTCTGTCGGGGCCAATATTCGGAAAACGGTCCAACAGATTGAAAAGGCGATAAAAGCGGCAATTACTCCGGGATTGCTGTTCGAACAATTCGGATTCCGCTATTTTGGTCCCATCGAAGGCCACAACTTGTCACAGCTTATTCGGACGCTGCAGGATGTTAAGGAACTGCACGGACCGATTTTACTGCATGTGGTTACCGTTAAGGGGAAGGGATACAAGCCTGCCGAGGATGATGCGCCCAAATTCCATGGGCTGGGTGCCTTTGACAAATTTACGGGACTCACGCTTTCCAAAAGTTCGGTTCCCTCCTACACAACGGTCTTTGGGAAAACCCTTGTGGATATTGCGGATCAGGATGAAAAAATTGTCGGAATTACAGCGGCCATGCCCGACGGAACCGGAATGGCCTTTATGAAAGATGTTCATCCGGACCGTTTTATCGATGTAGGAATTGCCGAACAACACGCCGTAACCTTTGCGGCGGGGTTGGCCATTACAGGCCAAAAACCGGTGGTGGCGATTTATTCCACCTTTTTGCAGCGTGCGTTTGATGAAATCATTCACGATGTGGCCCTTCAGAATCTGCCGGTGGTGTTTGCCCTGGACCGGGGCGGATTGGTTGGGGAGGATGGTCCCACCCATCATGGGGTGTTTGATTTAAGCTACCTGCGGATGATCCCCAATTTTATCATCATGGCACCCAAAGATGAGGCGGAGCTCCAGGACATGCTCTGGACGGCGATTCGGTACGAAAAGGGCCCCGTTGCCCTGCGGTACCCCAGAGGTGCCGGATTGGGGGTCCCCTTACGGAAAAAATACCGGGAATTGGAAATTGGCAAAAGTGAGACCCTGAGAAAGGGCTCCGATGTCGCTGTTCTGGCTGTTGGTCGAATGGTTGATTACAGTTTAAAGGCGGCTCACCTTCTGGATGAAAACGGAATTTCTGCCCGCGTGGAGAATATGCGCTTTGTTCGTCCTCTGGATACCCAAAAACTGGATGAAATCGCCCGGAAATTCAAACTCGTGTTTACGGTTGAAGACAATGTGGTTACGGGCGGATTCGGTTCCGGCGTACTGGAATATTTTTCGGGAACCGGAAAGGATGTTCAGGTTTTTCGGCTGGGGCTGCCGGATGCCTTCGTTGAACACGGGGCTGTTTCTGTTCTTTTCGAGAAACTCCGGTTAAATCCTGAGGGTATTGCTGAGCAAATCCGGCAGACACTGGAGTCCTACCGGGCGGAGTTAAAGGTGGTAAAAAAGGTAACGTCGCAGGCATCGTAA
- the xseB gene encoding exodeoxyribonuclease VII small subunit encodes MVKQSFEKALKRLEEIVSTLENGDVSLEDSIKMFEEGMELARFCSERLNQAEKKLMKLAKKEDGGFQLELMP; translated from the coding sequence ATGGTGAAACAGAGTTTTGAAAAAGCCCTTAAGCGGCTGGAAGAAATTGTATCCACTCTTGAGAATGGCGATGTGTCCTTGGAGGACTCCATTAAGATGTTCGAAGAAGGCATGGAACTGGCCCGGTTTTGTTCCGAGCGCCTGAACCAGGCCGAAAAAAAGTTGATGAAATTGGCCAAAAAAGAAGACGGTGGGTTTCAACTGGAACTCATGCCATAA
- a CDS encoding exodeoxyribonuclease VII large subunit, with translation MVEFLLEPEPAPGKKIYSISEITRKIKHLLENTLPTIWLEGEISNFKRHSSGHMYFVLKDENSQIPCVMWRGRNNGLYFTPQDGMKVQARGNVTVYEKRGSYQFEVLQMQPAGIGELQMAFEQLKQKLKKEGLFDDAHKKRIPLYPERIGIVTSPTGAAIRDLVSVIRRRFPSVQLILNPVRVQGEEAAAEIARAIDEFNDYGDVDVLIVGRGGGSLEDLWPFNEEIVARAIFRSKIPVISAVGHEIDFGISDFVADLRAPTPSAAAELAVRNREELLQTIRHLAQKMFRHVHTHINTHKEKVTYLANSYALRRPSDVIKQYFQRVDELSKTLETNYLHRLEMRRGQVTSLQKQLVSLNPKSILKRGYSICYREETGEIVRDAAFLKEEDRLHLQFYRGKADSVVKKVMPEGLD, from the coding sequence ATGGTCGAATTTCTATTGGAACCGGAGCCCGCTCCGGGGAAGAAAATTTACTCGATTTCCGAGATTACACGGAAAATCAAACATCTCCTGGAAAATACCCTTCCGACCATCTGGCTGGAAGGGGAGATCTCCAATTTCAAGCGGCATTCCTCCGGCCACATGTATTTTGTGCTGAAGGATGAAAACAGCCAGATTCCCTGCGTGATGTGGCGGGGGCGGAACAATGGCCTGTATTTTACGCCGCAGGACGGCATGAAGGTTCAGGCCCGGGGGAATGTTACGGTTTATGAGAAACGGGGGAGCTATCAGTTTGAGGTGCTGCAAATGCAGCCGGCGGGGATTGGCGAACTCCAGATGGCGTTTGAACAACTCAAACAAAAGCTCAAAAAAGAGGGACTTTTTGACGACGCCCACAAAAAGAGAATCCCGCTGTACCCCGAACGCATTGGAATCGTAACCTCGCCCACCGGAGCGGCCATTCGGGATCTGGTCAGTGTCATTCGCAGGCGGTTCCCCTCCGTTCAGCTGATTCTCAATCCGGTGCGGGTACAGGGGGAAGAGGCCGCCGCGGAAATTGCGCGCGCAATTGATGAATTTAATGACTATGGAGATGTGGACGTGTTGATTGTTGGCAGGGGAGGTGGTTCCCTCGAAGACCTGTGGCCGTTCAACGAGGAAATTGTGGCCCGGGCCATTTTCCGCTCGAAAATTCCGGTCATTTCGGCCGTGGGTCACGAGATTGATTTTGGGATTTCCGATTTTGTTGCCGATCTGCGGGCCCCCACGCCTTCGGCCGCTGCAGAGCTGGCAGTCCGAAACCGGGAGGAATTGCTGCAAACCATCCGGCACCTGGCCCAAAAAATGTTTCGCCACGTTCACACGCACATCAATACGCACAAAGAGAAGGTCACTTATCTGGCGAACAGTTACGCCCTGCGGCGTCCGTCCGATGTGATCAAACAGTATTTTCAGCGAGTGGATGAGCTCAGCAAAACCCTGGAAACGAATTATCTTCACCGACTTGAAATGCGCCGGGGGCAGGTAACCTCCTTGCAAAAGCAGTTGGTTTCTCTGAACCCGAAATCCATTCTGAAGCGGGGGTACAGTATTTGTTATCGCGAGGAAACGGGAGAAATTGTCCGGGATGCCGCTTTTTTAAAGGAGGAAGACCGACTGCATCTTCAATTTTACCGGGGCAAGGCCGACAGCGTTGTGAAGAAGGTCATGCCTGAAGGCCTGGACTAA
- a CDS encoding response regulator: MVIDDDASLHDLSRVVLTRIGLRYVAAFSGREGLRRIKEHHPHMILLDLMMPDIDGEMLYKELITNPEYQEFRNIPVIMLTALTHDDERKSRLLEMGISAYLNKPFGLNELVNVIQNVFVTHEIKIRNIKLQEEITNTNSYLERLIDYAPVGILSTDKDGVIVRVNSFFVQMMAAPDASLFIGKNILDCDLLSQKEICTKFKQVLETGESVEIPTVNLQNAQGWGIRVNVNCVALRDDNNEISGLLSIWEDVTQLEKQTYELTILRQVGQALQRTLDLRELMHLILTSITAGCALGFSRAMIFLIDHEKNVLEGKVGVGPMNAEEARDVWNELSKDHANLEAFLEKYGTSIPQEESPFGRLVQKVQIPLSDENNILVKAIREKRAFKVDRTWDNPFVPEEFKQTFQIESFVAVPLIAKGRAIGVIVADNKYSEFPIEEDRVELLTLFANQAALAIENAEAYKALENKVAQLNEAFKQLQEAQDKLLRSEKLAVIGKMAAHVAHEIRNPLTAIGGFARRIIEHPDDPKTVKQGAEIIYNEVNRLEKILANVLNFTKVSKPFRKLHNLHQLLDDVIQLHDPLLKDHNIVVERNYSPDLPDVYVDEDQMRQVFNNIFTNCIYSMPEGGKMAISTSVDDESAIIEIRDTGIGMPEEVLENMFNPFYTNRQGGTGLGMAVTQKIIQEHDGKIEVQSEVGKGTLFRIHLPLTIKKTALTSIR, from the coding sequence TTGGTCATTGACGACGATGCCAGTCTGCATGATCTCAGCCGCGTGGTGTTGACGCGTATCGGCTTACGATACGTCGCTGCCTTTAGCGGTCGGGAGGGGCTCCGGCGCATTAAGGAACATCATCCCCACATGATTTTGCTGGATTTGATGATGCCCGATATCGACGGGGAAATGCTCTACAAAGAGCTCATCACCAATCCGGAGTATCAGGAATTCCGAAATATCCCGGTGATCATGTTAACCGCCCTCACGCATGATGACGAGCGGAAAAGCCGGCTTCTGGAAATGGGAATCAGCGCCTATCTGAACAAACCGTTTGGGTTGAATGAGCTGGTAAATGTCATTCAGAACGTGTTTGTAACCCATGAAATCAAGATACGGAATATTAAACTCCAGGAAGAAATTACCAATACCAACAGTTATCTGGAGCGCCTGATCGACTATGCGCCGGTGGGAATTCTCTCGACAGATAAGGACGGCGTTATTGTCCGGGTTAATTCCTTTTTTGTTCAGATGATGGCGGCCCCCGATGCGTCTCTGTTTATCGGCAAAAATATCCTGGACTGCGATCTTCTCAGTCAGAAGGAAATCTGCACCAAGTTCAAACAGGTTCTTGAGACCGGAGAGTCGGTTGAAATTCCTACGGTTAACCTGCAGAATGCGCAGGGCTGGGGCATTCGGGTTAATGTAAATTGTGTGGCTCTTCGCGACGATAATAATGAAATCAGCGGACTTCTGTCGATCTGGGAAGACGTCACCCAGCTGGAAAAGCAAACCTACGAGCTGACGATTCTTCGGCAGGTGGGGCAGGCGCTTCAGCGAACACTGGATTTACGGGAGTTGATGCACCTGATTCTGACCAGCATTACGGCGGGCTGTGCTCTTGGGTTTAGCCGGGCCATGATTTTTCTCATCGATCATGAAAAAAATGTGCTGGAAGGCAAAGTGGGTGTGGGTCCGATGAATGCGGAAGAAGCCCGGGATGTGTGGAATGAGTTGTCAAAAGATCACGCCAACCTGGAAGCCTTTTTAGAAAAGTACGGAACCAGTATCCCTCAGGAGGAATCTCCGTTTGGACGATTGGTACAAAAGGTGCAAATACCCCTTTCAGATGAGAACAATATTTTGGTCAAAGCCATTCGGGAGAAACGGGCCTTTAAGGTGGATCGCACCTGGGATAATCCCTTTGTCCCGGAAGAATTCAAACAGACCTTTCAGATTGAATCCTTTGTTGCGGTTCCGCTCATTGCAAAGGGACGAGCCATCGGGGTCATTGTAGCCGATAACAAATACAGTGAATTCCCTATTGAAGAGGATCGGGTGGAGCTGCTCACGCTGTTTGCGAATCAGGCGGCATTGGCCATTGAAAATGCAGAAGCATACAAGGCCCTGGAAAACAAAGTCGCCCAGTTAAATGAAGCCTTTAAACAGTTGCAGGAAGCTCAGGATAAACTGTTACGTTCGGAAAAATTGGCCGTGATTGGAAAGATGGCCGCTCATGTGGCTCACGAAATTCGAAATCCGCTGACAGCCATTGGTGGTTTTGCGCGTCGGATTATTGAACATCCGGATGATCCCAAGACGGTTAAGCAGGGAGCGGAAATTATTTATAATGAAGTCAATCGTCTTGAAAAAATCCTGGCAAATGTTCTGAATTTTACAAAAGTTTCCAAACCTTTTCGGAAATTGCACAACCTGCACCAGTTACTCGACGATGTCATTCAACTGCACGATCCCTTGCTGAAGGATCACAACATTGTGGTGGAACGGAATTATTCCCCCGATTTGCCGGATGTTTATGTGGATGAAGACCAGATGCGGCAGGTATTTAACAATATTTTTACCAATTGCATTTATTCCATGCCTGAAGGGGGAAAGATGGCGATTTCAACCTCCGTTGATGACGAATCGGCCATCATCGAAATACGGGACACGGGAATTGGAATGCCTGAAGAGGTCCTGGAAAATATGTTCAATCCCTTTTATACGAACCGGCAGGGGGGGACCGGTTTGGGAATGGCAGTTACGCAAAAGATCATTCAGGAACACGACGGCAAAATTGAGGTACAAAGCGAGGTGGGAAAGGGAACACTCTTTCGAATCCACTTGCCCCTGACGATCAAAAAAACAGCCTTGACAAGCATTCGCTAA
- a CDS encoding integration host factor subunit beta, whose translation MNKQDIVDIIAEGTGLTKLETAAVVDAFLATVTYALGKGNRVELRRFGTFQVKDRKAKKARNPRTGEEVLIPPRKVPHFKPSPDFQKYVEEQLRLKDVQSDRRPE comes from the coding sequence GTGAACAAGCAGGATATCGTCGATATTATTGCAGAAGGCACCGGTTTAACAAAGCTGGAAACAGCGGCTGTTGTGGATGCCTTTCTGGCAACGGTTACTTATGCTTTGGGAAAAGGCAATCGGGTGGAACTGCGGCGATTTGGAACGTTTCAGGTGAAGGATCGAAAGGCCAAGAAGGCCAGAAATCCGAGAACGGGGGAGGAAGTTTTGATTCCGCCCCGGAAAGTGCCTCATTTCAAGCCGTCACCCGATTTTCAAAAATATGTGGAAGAACAGCTCAGATTGAAAGACGTACAGTCGGATCGGAGGCCGGAATGA
- the sppA gene encoding signal peptide peptidase SppA gives MARKQDWVLGGIFLAAFIIILMVFLFSFGNVPGSNITTISSGGDKIALVELRGVIYDSRDLVRQFKRYGEDRSIKAIVFRVDSPGGGVAASQEIYEQIRKVRESGKPVVVSMGSVAASGGYYVSCGADSIVANPGTTTGSIGVILETTDVAGLLKKLGVEVNVVKSGKFKDTGSPFRKMTKEEKAYLQKYIDNAYHQFVNVVSKERHIPEDKVLKIADGRIFTGEQALKLGLVDKLGTYEDAIQLAAKMAGIRGKPSLVKMQKRKRTVFDLLFSDVQGILGKIQSAPMLRYQLELNL, from the coding sequence ATGGCCAGAAAACAGGACTGGGTGCTGGGTGGAATTTTCCTGGCAGCCTTTATTATCATTTTGATGGTTTTCTTGTTTTCGTTTGGAAATGTTCCCGGAAGCAATATTACCACCATTTCCAGCGGAGGCGACAAGATTGCTCTGGTGGAGTTAAGGGGCGTTATTTACGATTCCCGCGACCTGGTGCGGCAATTCAAGCGCTACGGTGAGGATCGCTCCATTAAAGCAATTGTTTTTCGGGTGGATAGCCCCGGGGGCGGTGTGGCGGCATCTCAGGAAATTTACGAACAGATTCGAAAGGTGCGGGAATCCGGAAAGCCCGTTGTTGTGTCCATGGGAAGTGTTGCTGCTTCGGGAGGGTATTACGTCTCCTGTGGAGCCGATTCGATTGTGGCCAATCCCGGCACCACAACCGGGAGTATCGGCGTCATTTTGGAAACTACCGATGTGGCCGGATTGTTGAAAAAATTAGGGGTCGAGGTAAATGTCGTCAAAAGCGGGAAATTTAAAGACACCGGTTCCCCTTTTCGAAAAATGACGAAGGAAGAAAAGGCCTATTTGCAGAAATACATCGACAATGCGTACCATCAATTTGTAAACGTCGTTTCCAAAGAACGCCATATTCCTGAAGACAAGGTCCTGAAGATTGCCGATGGCCGGATTTTTACCGGTGAACAGGCCCTGAAATTGGGTCTTGTGGACAAACTTGGGACCTATGAAGATGCCATTCAACTGGCGGCCAAAATGGCCGGCATCCGGGGTAAACCGAGTTTGGTAAAGATGCAAAAGCGAAAGCGGACCGTATTTGATCTTCTGTTTTCGGATGTTCAGGGGATATTGGGGAAGATTCAATCGGCACCTATGCTTCGTTACCAATTGGAATTAAATTTGTAG